A genomic region of Micromonospora sp. NBC_01796 contains the following coding sequences:
- a CDS encoding winged helix-turn-helix domain-containing protein, with amino-acid sequence MPTSLYQRISNDIAEQITYGVLKPGDRLPSTKQLMERYEVSETVIRFVMIQLKAQGLVYGQQGRGVYVIDQCT; translated from the coding sequence ATGCCTACATCTCTCTACCAACGGATCTCTAACGACATCGCCGAGCAGATCACCTACGGCGTGCTGAAGCCCGGCGACCGGCTGCCTAGCACCAAGCAACTCATGGAGCGATACGAGGTCAGCGAGACCGTGATCCGCTTCGTCATGATCCAGCTCAAGGCACAGGGCCTCGTCTACGGGCAGCAAGGCCGAGGTGTCTACGTCATCGACCAGTGCACCTGA
- a CDS encoding winged helix-turn-helix domain-containing protein yields MPRQQYQVVADELRAKIESGEWSAGTRLPSRSQLCKQYGVSDTVVGKAMMLLRATGLTETLEGVGVYVADRK; encoded by the coding sequence ATGCCCAGGCAGCAGTACCAGGTGGTCGCCGACGAACTGCGGGCGAAGATCGAATCAGGCGAGTGGTCAGCGGGGACGAGGCTGCCTAGCCGGTCTCAGCTCTGCAAGCAGTACGGCGTTTCGGACACCGTGGTCGGCAAGGCGATGATGCTCCTGCGCGCTACCGGCCTCACCGAGACCCTCGAAGGCGTTGGGGTGTACGTCGCTGACCGCAAGTAG
- a CDS encoding winged helix-turn-helix domain-containing protein: MFGGDRGVPVPATKWEKLADHIREQIRTGVLKPGDQLPSTAQLKAEHNVGDGVVRYAMHALRTEGLVESAHGVGVFVAEKK; this comes from the coding sequence ATGTTTGGTGGAGACCGAGGAGTGCCCGTGCCTGCAACGAAGTGGGAAAAGCTCGCTGATCACATCCGCGAACAGATCAGGACTGGAGTGCTGAAGCCTGGCGACCAGTTGCCGTCGACCGCCCAGCTCAAGGCGGAGCACAACGTCGGTGACGGCGTGGTCCGGTACGCGATGCACGCGCTGCGTACGGAGGGCCTGGTCGAGAGCGCTCACGGCGTAGGCGTCTTCGTTGCCGAGAAGAAGTAG
- a CDS encoding DivIVA domain-containing protein codes for MRTFLRRLFASRSRPPTPTAATPTTSTPPTPRPDTGPFHRNSRTSTYRSTAQLPLRPWHVRNQRFHPTRLGRRGLDPDEVNVFLNRVADDLQRVYAELAASRDENVRIKTALRQWQSTQAPRPRDLARHR; via the coding sequence GTGCGTACGTTCCTCCGTCGCCTCTTCGCGTCCCGCTCCCGCCCACCGACCCCGACCGCCGCCACCCCCACCACCAGCACCCCACCCACACCCCGCCCCGACACCGGCCCGTTCCACCGGAACTCCCGCACCTCCACCTACCGCAGCACCGCCCAACTTCCCCTCCGCCCGTGGCACGTACGCAACCAGCGCTTCCACCCCACCCGCCTCGGCCGGCGGGGACTCGACCCCGACGAGGTGAACGTCTTCCTCAACCGGGTGGCCGATGACCTGCAACGGGTCTACGCCGAGCTGGCCGCGAGCCGGGACGAGAACGTACGCATCAAGACCGCACTGCGGCAGTGGCAGTCGACGCAGGCGCCGCGTCCCCGCGACCTGGCGAGGCACCGGTGA
- a CDS encoding GNAT family N-acetyltransferase, with protein MPSENLTRTTEFITAELNFQYVEIMSERGRTELGLTGARIGGGAALAMRNDPTDGGWNKTIGLGFTEPVSAKLIGEVVDFHREHGSPSAQIQLAPEVLPPDWDDIRAAYGLTAGDATVKLVGDVDDFKPGTTDLRVGRVGVEDAEEWASMLEEVFGLPEQFNSSLVAAVGRPDFLTFAAWDGDTMVAGAGLFLYGEFASLHNGATRESHRNRGAQSALLTARAQAAAEAGVRWLFSDTGKPAEGESNPSLNNMIRSGLTPMYDNQSWIWRPEGNTTAG; from the coding sequence GTGCCGTCAGAGAACCTGACCAGGACCACCGAGTTCATCACCGCCGAGCTGAACTTCCAGTACGTCGAGATCATGTCCGAGCGCGGCCGGACCGAACTCGGTCTCACCGGCGCCCGGATCGGCGGCGGTGCCGCGCTGGCGATGCGGAACGACCCCACCGACGGTGGCTGGAACAAGACGATCGGCCTCGGTTTCACCGAACCCGTCAGCGCGAAACTGATCGGCGAGGTTGTCGACTTCCACCGGGAGCACGGCAGCCCGTCGGCCCAGATCCAGCTCGCCCCGGAGGTCCTGCCCCCGGACTGGGACGACATCCGCGCCGCGTACGGGCTGACCGCTGGGGACGCCACGGTGAAGCTCGTCGGCGACGTGGACGACTTCAAGCCCGGCACCACCGACCTGCGGGTGGGTCGGGTCGGGGTGGAGGACGCCGAGGAGTGGGCGAGCATGCTCGAAGAGGTCTTCGGCCTGCCCGAGCAGTTCAACTCGTCGCTCGTCGCCGCCGTCGGGCGCCCGGACTTCCTCACGTTCGCGGCCTGGGACGGGGACACGATGGTCGCCGGTGCCGGCCTCTTCCTGTACGGGGAGTTCGCCTCGCTGCACAATGGGGCGACCCGGGAAAGTCACCGCAACCGTGGCGCACAGTCGGCTCTGCTGACGGCCAGGGCGCAGGCCGCCGCCGAGGCGGGTGTCCGTTGGCTGTTCAGCGACACCGGCAAGCCGGCCGAGGGCGAGTCGAACCCGTCGCTGAACAACATGATCCGCTCGGGGCTCACCCCGATGTACGACAACCAGAGCTGGATCTGGCGCCCCGAAGGCAACACCACCGCAGGCTGA